In one window of Camelina sativa cultivar DH55 chromosome 15, Cs, whole genome shotgun sequence DNA:
- the LOC104747829 gene encoding uncharacterized protein LOC104747829, which yields MEDEREYPGPESDFGGINLNGRNVGAVMVAPRDVDIASQSGCRINIYVNSNVQATCGSALLGSKVKLRDPGVHLHIEDVKMTRDDDGSKQKEMTLIKVGLCLVCLFNIFLVLILFFSSWFLKKTDSV from the coding sequence ATGGAAGATGAAAGAGAGTATCCTGGTCCTGAATCCGATTTTGGTGGAATCAACTTGAACGGGAGAAATGTTGGGGCGGTGATGGTAGCACCTAGGGATGTAGACATAGCGAGTCAAAGTGGTTGCAGGATCAACATCTACGTGAACAGCAACGTTCAAGCAACGTGTGGGTCAGCTTTGCTCGGTAGCAAGGTTAAGCTAAGAGATCCCGGTGTTCATCTCCATATCGAAGATGTTAAAATGACCCGCGATGATGACGGATCTAAACAGAAGGAGATGACGTTGATTAAGGTTGGGCTATGTTTGGTCTGTCTCTTTAACATATTTCTAGtactcattctcttcttctcctcttggTTCCTGAAGAAAACTGATTCCGTATAG